From the Arthrobacter sp. PM3 genome, one window contains:
- a CDS encoding amino acid ABC transporter ATP-binding protein codes for MSPTETGDPNAGSADTLLSVRGLRKAFGDHEVLKSIDLDVRRGEVVTLIGPSGSGKTTVLRCLNGLEVPDAGVAEFAGQLTVDFSTPTAKKQLSALRDRSAMVFQHYNLFPHKTVLENVIEGPVQVQKRPKAEASRDARELLARVGLADKEDSYPFELSGGQQQRVGIVRALALRPQLLLFDEPTSALDPELVGEVLTVIKELADEGWTMVVVTHELAFAREVADEVIFMDGGVVVERGHPDTVLRDPREERTRQFVDRLLNPF; via the coding sequence ATGTCGCCCACTGAGACCGGGGACCCGAACGCCGGTTCCGCAGACACGCTGCTGAGCGTCAGGGGCCTTCGCAAGGCGTTTGGCGACCACGAAGTGCTCAAATCCATCGACCTCGACGTCCGCCGCGGCGAAGTGGTGACGTTGATCGGGCCGTCCGGATCGGGCAAGACGACGGTCCTGCGGTGCCTGAACGGCCTCGAAGTGCCCGACGCCGGCGTTGCTGAGTTCGCGGGGCAACTGACCGTCGACTTTTCCACGCCGACGGCGAAAAAGCAGCTGTCCGCCCTCCGGGACCGCAGCGCCATGGTGTTCCAGCACTACAATCTCTTCCCGCACAAGACTGTGCTGGAGAACGTGATCGAAGGCCCGGTCCAGGTCCAGAAGCGGCCCAAGGCCGAGGCCAGCCGGGACGCCCGGGAGCTGCTGGCCCGCGTCGGGCTCGCCGACAAGGAGGACAGCTACCCGTTCGAGCTCTCCGGCGGCCAGCAGCAGCGGGTGGGCATCGTGCGGGCGCTGGCCCTGCGTCCGCAGCTGCTGCTCTTCGACGAGCCGACGTCGGCGCTGGACCCGGAGCTGGTGGGCGAGGTCCTGACCGTCATCAAAGAGCTCGCGGATGAAGGCTGGACGATGGTGGTGGTCACCCACGAGCTCGCGTTCGCCCGCGAGGTGGCCGACGAAGTGATCTTCATGGACGGCGGCGTGGTGGTCGAACGCGGCCACCCAGACACCGTGCTGCGCGATCCTCGGGAGGAACGCACGCGGCAGTTCGTGGACCGGCTGCTCAACCCGTTCTGA
- a CDS encoding amino acid ABC transporter permease gives MTINWELVWSSLGPLLTGAVTGTIPLALASFSLGLLLALLVALMRLSRNRLVSGAARIYISVIRGTPLLVQLFVIFYGLPSVGITISPWPSAIIAFSLNVGGYAAEVIRAAILSVPKGQWEAGHTIGMSRRQTLVRIILPQAARVSVPPLSNTFISLVKDTSLASLILVTELFRVAQQVAAFSQEFMLLYLEAAVIYWIICLVLAGGQSALEKRLDRYVAH, from the coding sequence ATGACCATCAACTGGGAACTCGTGTGGTCGTCCCTGGGTCCGCTGCTGACCGGTGCGGTCACCGGCACCATTCCGCTGGCGCTGGCCTCCTTCAGCCTGGGCCTCCTGCTGGCCCTGCTGGTGGCCCTCATGCGGCTAAGCCGCAACCGCCTGGTCTCCGGCGCCGCGCGGATCTACATCTCCGTCATCCGCGGCACCCCGCTCCTGGTCCAGCTGTTTGTCATCTTCTACGGTCTGCCTTCGGTAGGCATCACCATCAGTCCCTGGCCCAGCGCCATCATCGCGTTCTCCCTGAACGTCGGCGGGTACGCCGCGGAGGTCATCCGGGCAGCCATCCTGTCCGTTCCCAAGGGACAGTGGGAGGCCGGCCACACCATCGGGATGTCGCGCCGGCAGACCCTGGTGCGGATCATCCTTCCGCAGGCGGCCCGGGTCTCGGTCCCGCCGCTGTCCAACACCTTCATCAGCCTGGTCAAGGACACGTCCCTTGCGTCGCTGATCCTCGTCACTGAACTGTTCCGTGTGGCGCAGCAGGTGGCGGCCTTCAGCCAGGAATTCATGCTGTTGTACCTGGAGGCGGCAGTGATCTACTGGATCATCTGTCTTGTCCTCGCCGGCGGACAGTCCGCGTTGGAGAAGAGATTGGACCGCTATGTCGCCCACTGA
- a CDS encoding amino acid ABC transporter substrate-binding protein, with translation MKRTGLSVIGLIAAAGLALAGCGSASTAPASSSPAAGADTSLSDVKSAGVLKVGTEGTYKPFSFHANGNGELTGYDVEIIDAVAGKLGVKPVFQETQFDAIFAGLDAKRFDVVANQISITDERKAKYDFSTPYTVSTGVIVTKADNNTITSFDSLQGKTAAQSLTSNWYKLAQQSGANVEAVEGWAQAVTLLKQGRVDATINDKLTYLDSQKTAHDDSIKIAAETTDKSLSAFALRKGSTSLTEAIDKALGELAADGTLAKISGKYFDADVSK, from the coding sequence ATGAAGCGCACAGGACTCTCCGTTATCGGCCTCATCGCAGCGGCAGGGCTCGCCCTCGCGGGCTGCGGATCTGCCTCCACCGCGCCGGCCAGTTCTTCCCCGGCGGCCGGCGCCGACACTTCCCTCAGCGACGTCAAGAGCGCCGGTGTGCTCAAGGTCGGCACCGAAGGCACCTACAAGCCTTTCTCGTTCCACGCCAACGGCAACGGGGAACTGACTGGTTACGATGTGGAGATCATCGACGCCGTGGCCGGAAAGCTTGGCGTCAAGCCGGTCTTCCAGGAAACGCAGTTCGACGCCATCTTTGCTGGCCTCGATGCCAAGCGCTTCGACGTCGTTGCCAACCAGATCTCCATCACGGACGAACGCAAGGCCAAATACGATTTCTCCACTCCGTACACGGTGAGCACCGGCGTGATCGTCACCAAAGCAGACAACAACACCATCACCTCCTTCGACAGCCTGCAGGGCAAGACCGCGGCGCAGTCCCTGACGAGCAACTGGTACAAGCTGGCCCAGCAGAGCGGCGCGAACGTCGAAGCCGTGGAGGGGTGGGCGCAGGCGGTCACGTTGCTCAAGCAGGGCCGTGTCGATGCCACGATCAACGACAAACTGACGTACCTGGACTCGCAGAAGACAGCCCACGACGACAGCATCAAGATCGCCGCCGAGACCACAGACAAATCACTGAGCGCCTTTGCCCTGCGCAAGGGATCCACCAGCCTGACCGAGGCCATCGACAAGGCCCTCGGCGAGCTCGCGGCCGACGGCACCCTGGCGAAGATTTCCGGGAAGTACTTCGACGCCGACGTCTCGAAGTAG
- the rsfS gene encoding ribosome silencing factor: protein MTATDSSITTARHAARAASEKLAEDIVALDVSERLALADVFLIASAPSERQVNAIVDGIEDELAKFEQKPVRREGRSGGRWVLLDYSDVVIHVQHEEDRVFYALERLWKDCPVVDLQLGDDASAKAGAGTDTE, encoded by the coding sequence GTGACTGCAACCGATTCATCCATCACCACCGCCCGCCACGCAGCCCGCGCTGCCTCGGAGAAACTCGCCGAGGACATCGTGGCCCTGGACGTGAGCGAACGGCTGGCCCTGGCCGACGTCTTCCTCATCGCCTCGGCCCCGAGCGAACGCCAGGTCAATGCCATCGTCGACGGCATCGAGGACGAGCTCGCGAAGTTCGAGCAGAAGCCCGTGCGCCGCGAGGGCCGCTCCGGAGGACGCTGGGTGCTCCTGGACTACTCCGACGTCGTGATCCACGTCCAGCACGAGGAAGACCGCGTCTTCTACGCCCTCGAGCGGCTCTGGAAGGACTGCCCCGTCGTTGATCTCCAGCTCGGCGACGACGCGTCCGCCAAGGCGGGCGCAGGCACCGACACGGAGTAG
- the nadD gene encoding nicotinate-nucleotide adenylyltransferase translates to MRLGVMGGTFDPIHHGHLVAASEVAAKFDLDEVVFVPTGEPWQKSAKKVSEAEHRYLMTVIATASNPRFTVSRVDVDRPGPTYTIDTLRDLRTLRPDADLFFITGADALAQILSWKDIDELWSLAHFVGVTRPGHVLDGMGRKDVSLLEVPAMAISSTDCRTRVAEGNPVWYLVPDGVVQYIAKYGLYDTRPDADPAPHDPALEITQPASTE, encoded by the coding sequence CTGCGTCTGGGTGTGATGGGCGGCACGTTCGACCCCATCCATCACGGACACCTCGTCGCGGCCAGTGAGGTCGCGGCCAAATTCGACCTCGACGAAGTCGTGTTCGTCCCCACAGGCGAGCCCTGGCAGAAGAGCGCCAAGAAGGTCAGTGAGGCCGAGCACCGGTACCTCATGACGGTCATTGCCACGGCCTCGAACCCCCGGTTCACCGTCAGCAGGGTGGACGTGGACCGTCCGGGCCCGACCTACACCATCGACACCCTGCGCGACCTCCGCACGCTGCGCCCCGACGCCGATCTCTTCTTCATCACCGGCGCGGACGCCCTGGCGCAGATCTTGTCCTGGAAGGACATTGATGAGCTGTGGTCGCTGGCGCACTTCGTGGGCGTCACCCGGCCCGGGCATGTCCTGGACGGCATGGGCCGCAAGGACGTCAGCCTCCTGGAGGTTCCGGCCATGGCGATTTCCTCCACGGACTGCCGCACCCGGGTGGCCGAGGGCAACCCCGTCTGGTACCTCGTTCCGGACGGCGTGGTCCAGTACATCGCAAAGTACGGCCTGTACGACACCCGTCCCGACGCCGACCCCGCACCGCATGATCCCGCCCTTGAGATAACCCAACCAGCCAGCACTGAATGA
- a CDS encoding glutamate-5-semialdehyde dehydrogenase, with the protein MTEALTSAAVPADNAPSDAAAAGGTVPAQGFGSPGPAPEAVAADVEAAVHAIADRSRHASRKMAHANRAWKDRGLRAIGKALLEHKSQILAANAKDIAAGRANGTSTALLDRLTLNDARITALAAALENLATLPDPVGNVVRGQTLPNGLRLRQVNVPMGVVAAIYEARPNVTVDIAGLALKSGNAVILRGGTAAAATNSALVTILRDALESVGLPADAVQTVDQYGRDGANALMRARGRVDVLIPRGGRELIQAVVTNSSVPVIETGEGNVHIFLDASASEDMAVDILLNAKTQRPSVCNTVETLLVHSKSTVLPAVAAALHSAGVTLHADQRIRAALPASIDSVPATEEDWATEYMDLDLAVAMVDSLDEAVRHIRKWSTGHTEAILTNDLANAERFIAEIDSAAVIVNASTRFTDGGELGLGAEVGISTQKLHARGPMGLTELTTTKWIVQGEGQIRG; encoded by the coding sequence ATGACTGAGGCCCTGACTTCCGCTGCCGTGCCCGCCGACAACGCACCCTCCGATGCTGCCGCTGCCGGCGGCACTGTGCCCGCCCAGGGGTTCGGATCGCCGGGTCCGGCACCTGAAGCAGTGGCGGCCGACGTCGAAGCCGCCGTCCACGCCATCGCCGACCGCTCGCGCCATGCGTCCCGCAAGATGGCGCACGCCAACCGGGCCTGGAAGGACCGTGGCCTGCGCGCCATCGGCAAGGCGCTGCTGGAGCACAAGAGCCAGATCCTCGCCGCCAACGCCAAGGACATCGCGGCCGGCCGCGCCAACGGCACCAGCACGGCCCTCCTGGACCGCCTGACCCTGAACGACGCACGCATCACAGCCCTCGCCGCTGCCCTGGAGAACCTCGCCACCCTGCCCGATCCGGTCGGGAACGTGGTGCGCGGCCAAACCCTGCCCAACGGGCTGCGCCTCCGCCAAGTCAACGTCCCCATGGGCGTCGTGGCCGCGATCTACGAGGCCCGTCCCAACGTCACCGTCGATATCGCCGGCCTGGCCCTGAAGAGCGGAAACGCCGTGATCCTGCGCGGCGGAACCGCCGCCGCCGCGACCAATTCCGCCCTCGTCACGATCCTCCGGGACGCCCTGGAATCGGTGGGCCTGCCCGCCGACGCCGTCCAGACCGTGGACCAGTACGGCCGCGACGGCGCCAACGCGCTCATGCGGGCCCGCGGCCGGGTCGACGTCCTCATTCCCCGCGGCGGCCGCGAACTCATCCAGGCCGTCGTGACCAACTCCTCCGTCCCGGTCATCGAGACCGGCGAAGGCAACGTCCACATCTTCCTCGACGCGTCCGCCAGCGAGGACATGGCCGTCGACATCCTGCTCAACGCCAAGACCCAGCGGCCCAGCGTCTGCAACACGGTGGAAACCCTCCTGGTGCACTCCAAGTCGACTGTCCTGCCCGCCGTCGCGGCCGCCCTGCACTCCGCCGGGGTCACCCTGCACGCTGACCAGCGCATCCGCGCCGCCCTGCCGGCGTCCATCGACTCCGTGCCCGCCACAGAGGAGGACTGGGCCACCGAATACATGGACCTGGACCTGGCCGTGGCCATGGTGGACAGCCTGGACGAGGCGGTGCGGCACATCCGCAAGTGGTCCACCGGCCACACCGAGGCGATCCTGACCAACGACCTCGCCAACGCGGAGCGCTTCATCGCCGAGATCGATTCGGCGGCCGTGATTGTGAACGCCTCCACCCGCTTCACCGACGGCGGGGAACTCGGCCTCGGCGCCGAGGTGGGGATCTCCACCCAGAAGCTCCATGCCCGGGGCCCCATGGGGCTGACGGAACTGACCACCACCAAGTGGATCGTGCAGGGCGAGGGCCAGATCCGGGGTTAG
- the proB gene encoding glutamate 5-kinase, which translates to MTSKTVVEHRSRPAAAHTLKAHELPAPDRSALSGARRIVVKVGSSSLTSIRGGISEEAVTNLADALAHKRNAGAEIILVSSGAIAAGLAPLGLEKRPRDLATQQAAASVGQGLLMARYTHAFGAHGVTVSQVLLTADDFMRRSQHTNAFRALDRLLNLGVVPVVNENDTVATHEIRFGDNDRLAALVAHLVRADALVLLSDVDSLYDGPPSHGAKRIPHVSGPHDLDGVSIGSAGKAGVGTGGMATKVEAAGIAAGSGIHALVTSTPNAAAALAGEDVGTWFSVNGARKPIRLLWLAHLASVQGTLVLDDGAVKAVRDRHTSLLPAGIAAVHGHFEAGDAVEMVSPDHTVIARGLVNYSAAELPQMLGRSTRELGKALGRGYDREVVHVDDLVLV; encoded by the coding sequence ATGACGAGTAAGACCGTCGTCGAGCACCGTTCCCGGCCGGCCGCCGCCCACACCCTGAAGGCGCACGAGCTGCCGGCCCCGGACCGCTCGGCGCTTTCCGGGGCCCGCCGGATCGTCGTCAAGGTGGGATCGTCGTCCCTGACGTCGATCAGGGGCGGAATCTCGGAAGAGGCCGTGACAAACCTCGCCGACGCCCTGGCGCACAAGCGCAACGCCGGCGCGGAAATCATCCTGGTGTCCTCCGGTGCGATCGCCGCCGGCCTGGCCCCGCTGGGACTCGAGAAACGCCCGCGCGACCTCGCCACCCAGCAGGCGGCCGCCAGCGTGGGCCAGGGCCTCCTCATGGCGCGGTACACGCACGCGTTCGGCGCGCACGGGGTCACCGTCAGCCAGGTACTCCTGACCGCCGATGACTTCATGCGCCGCAGCCAGCACACCAACGCGTTCCGTGCACTGGACCGGCTCCTGAACCTTGGTGTGGTCCCGGTGGTCAACGAAAACGACACCGTCGCCACCCACGAAATCCGCTTCGGCGACAACGACCGGCTCGCCGCCCTCGTGGCCCACCTGGTCCGGGCCGACGCGCTCGTGCTGCTGTCCGACGTCGACTCCCTCTACGATGGTCCGCCGTCGCACGGTGCCAAACGGATTCCGCACGTCTCCGGCCCCCACGACCTCGACGGCGTGTCGATCGGAAGCGCCGGCAAAGCCGGCGTGGGTACCGGCGGCATGGCGACCAAGGTCGAAGCCGCCGGCATCGCCGCCGGCTCCGGCATCCACGCCCTCGTGACGTCCACGCCCAACGCGGCGGCGGCACTGGCGGGGGAGGACGTGGGAACGTGGTTCTCCGTCAACGGCGCACGCAAGCCGATCCGGCTCCTGTGGCTCGCCCACCTGGCGTCCGTCCAAGGCACACTGGTGCTCGACGACGGCGCCGTCAAGGCCGTCCGCGACCGCCACACCTCGCTGCTGCCGGCCGGGATCGCCGCGGTGCACGGCCACTTCGAGGCCGGTGACGCCGTGGAGATGGTTTCCCCCGACCACACCGTCATCGCGCGCGGACTGGTGAACTATTCCGCCGCCGAGCTGCCCCAAATGCTCGGTCGTTCCACCCGTGAGCTCGGCAAGGCACTGGGCCGGGGCTATGACCGCGAAGTTGTTCATGTTGACGATCTGGTGCTGGTCTAG
- the obgE gene encoding GTPase ObgE — protein sequence MASFVDRVVLHVSGGSGGHGCVSVHREKFKPLGGPDGGNGGNGGDVILRVDPQTTTLLDYHHAPHRHATNGGPGMGDWRGGKNGETLILPVPEGTVVKSKSGEVLADLVGEGAEYVAAAGGIGGLGNAALSSQKRRAPGFALLGIEGESSDIVLELKTIADIALVGFPSAGKSSLIAAMSAARPKIADYPFTTLIPNLGVVQAGDVRFTIADVPGLIEGASEGKGLGHNFLRHVERCAALVHVLDCGTLESDRDPLSDLAIIEAELEKYAVDMSYAGSDGEVVPLNHRPRLVALNKVDLPDGKDMAEFVRPELESRGYKVFEISATSHEGLRQLGFAMAEIVKNARDAVAATPPKVHAPVLRPRAVNETGFTIRREEKNLEPLFRVLGDKPVRWVKQTDFTNEEAIGYLADRLAKLGVETELFKQGAKPGDTVVIGEDDGVVFDWEPTMMAGAELLASPRGTDVRFADIGDRPTRGQKREEQQERREAKAAARAELEAERKAGIWTESVSGRRARQPLKESGLGEADDE from the coding sequence GTGGCCAGCTTTGTAGACCGGGTAGTACTGCACGTATCCGGCGGTAGCGGCGGCCACGGCTGCGTTTCCGTGCACCGGGAGAAGTTCAAGCCCCTCGGCGGTCCCGACGGCGGCAACGGCGGCAACGGCGGCGACGTCATCCTGCGGGTCGACCCGCAGACCACCACCCTCCTGGACTACCACCACGCCCCGCACCGGCACGCGACCAACGGCGGTCCCGGCATGGGTGACTGGCGCGGCGGCAAGAACGGCGAGACCCTGATCCTCCCGGTTCCCGAGGGCACCGTGGTGAAGTCCAAGTCCGGCGAAGTCCTGGCCGACCTCGTTGGCGAAGGCGCCGAATACGTTGCTGCCGCCGGCGGCATTGGTGGCCTCGGCAACGCCGCGCTGTCCTCGCAGAAGCGGCGCGCCCCGGGCTTCGCGCTGCTCGGCATCGAAGGCGAATCCAGCGACATCGTCCTGGAACTGAAGACCATCGCCGACATCGCCCTGGTCGGTTTCCCCTCCGCCGGCAAGTCAAGCCTCATCGCGGCGATGTCCGCAGCGCGGCCCAAGATCGCCGATTACCCCTTCACCACCCTCATCCCCAATCTGGGCGTCGTCCAGGCCGGGGACGTGCGCTTCACGATCGCTGACGTCCCGGGCCTGATCGAGGGCGCCAGCGAGGGCAAGGGCCTGGGCCACAACTTCCTGCGGCACGTGGAGCGCTGCGCCGCACTGGTGCACGTGCTGGACTGCGGAACGCTGGAATCGGACCGTGATCCGCTCTCCGACCTCGCCATCATCGAGGCCGAGCTCGAGAAGTACGCCGTGGACATGAGCTACGCCGGCAGCGACGGCGAAGTGGTTCCGCTGAACCACCGCCCCCGCCTGGTGGCCCTGAACAAGGTGGACCTGCCGGATGGCAAGGACATGGCCGAGTTCGTCCGCCCCGAACTGGAATCCCGCGGCTACAAGGTCTTCGAGATCTCCGCGACGAGCCACGAAGGCCTGCGCCAGCTGGGCTTCGCCATGGCCGAGATCGTCAAGAATGCCCGCGACGCCGTCGCCGCCACCCCGCCGAAGGTGCACGCTCCGGTGCTGCGCCCGCGCGCCGTCAACGAAACCGGCTTCACCATCCGACGCGAGGAGAAGAACCTCGAACCGCTCTTCCGTGTCCTCGGCGACAAGCCTGTGCGCTGGGTCAAGCAGACCGACTTCACCAACGAGGAAGCGATCGGCTACCTCGCCGACCGCCTCGCGAAGCTCGGCGTCGAAACCGAACTCTTCAAGCAGGGCGCCAAGCCGGGCGACACCGTGGTGATCGGCGAGGACGACGGCGTCGTCTTCGACTGGGAGCCGACCATGATGGCCGGCGCCGAACTGCTCGCCTCGCCGCGCGGCACCGACGTGCGCTTCGCCGACATCGGCGACCGCCCGACGCGCGGCCAGAAGCGCGAGGAACAGCAGGAGCGCCGCGAGGCCAAAGCCGCAGCCCGTGCCGAGCTCGAAGCGGAGCGCAAGGCCGGCATCTGGACCGAGTCCGTCAGCGGCCGCCGCGCCCGGCAGCCGCTGAAGGAGAGTGGACTGGGCGAAGCCGATGACGAGTAA
- the rpmA gene encoding 50S ribosomal protein L27 produces the protein MAHKKGASSTRNGRDSNAQYLGVKRFGGQVVSAGEIIVRQRGTHFHPGAGVGRGGDDTLFALTPGAVEFGTRRGRRVVNIVAAAAAE, from the coding sequence ATGGCACATAAAAAAGGCGCGAGTTCCACCCGCAACGGTCGTGACTCCAACGCTCAGTACCTCGGCGTCAAGCGCTTCGGCGGCCAGGTAGTTTCCGCAGGCGAGATCATCGTCCGCCAGCGCGGCACCCACTTCCACCCGGGTGCAGGCGTGGGCCGCGGCGGCGACGACACCCTGTTCGCCCTGACCCCCGGCGCCGTCGAGTTCGGCACCCGCCGCGGTCGTCGCGTTGTGAACATCGTGGCTGCAGCAGCTGCAGAGTAA
- the rplU gene encoding 50S ribosomal protein L21: MVYAIVRAGGRQEKVSVGDFVTLNRVAGGAGSTIELPALLLVDGEKVTSAAADLAKVTVTAEILEDLRGPKIVIQKFKNKTGYKKRQGHRQELTKVKITGIK, encoded by the coding sequence GTGGTGTACGCGATTGTCCGCGCAGGCGGCCGCCAAGAGAAGGTTTCCGTTGGAGACTTCGTTACCCTGAACCGCGTCGCCGGTGGCGCCGGCAGCACCATTGAGCTGCCCGCACTGCTCCTGGTTGACGGCGAGAAGGTCACGTCCGCTGCTGCGGACCTGGCCAAGGTAACCGTTACGGCTGAGATCCTCGAAGACCTCCGTGGTCCGAAGATCGTCATCCAGAAGTTCAAGAACAAGACCGGCTACAAGAAGCGCCAGGGTCACCGTCAGGAACTGACCAAGGTCAAGATCACCGGTATCAAGTAA
- a CDS encoding bifunctional hydroxymethylpyrimidine kinase/phosphomethylpyrimidine kinase, which produces MTSPLKQSGFLPADSLSSGPRPGFQPSEPVRVPRVLAIAGSDPSGGAGIQADLKSIAAHGGYGMAAITALTAQNTRGVRAVHVPPAGFLTAQLDAISDDIGIDAVKIGMLGDAAVIDAVGTWLEKVRPAVVVLDPVMVATSGDRLLQESAEAALQSLLPLADLITPNLAELAILLKEPVAGDWAEALAQGKRLAALTGTTVLVKGGHLAGSTKDDGDHNDGAAPAGEGCPDALVNTGGLLGQETVVVPGERIATTNSHGTGCSLSSAMATVQARTGDWEQSLREVKPWLLGALREATVLDVGTGNGPVHHFHHVQGRAASMGPAEGEFAAALRAGASADLDAIYALDFIRGLAEGTLPEHEFAYYLAQDAIYLNGYARVLARAAAIAPTEAEQLFWARSAQTCLEVESELHRSWLSTRPAQAALGPVTKSYVDHLLAASVSGSYGVLVAAALPCFWLYAEVGATLHAEFLAGGAPEAHPYADWLRTYADEDFAAATRQAIAFTDAAARRASAGEREAMALAFRQSSRYEVQFFDAPRLHA; this is translated from the coding sequence ATGACCTCACCCTTGAAACAGTCCGGTTTTTTGCCCGCTGATTCTCTGTCGTCCGGGCCTCGCCCAGGGTTTCAGCCGTCCGAGCCCGTCCGCGTTCCGCGCGTGCTGGCCATCGCCGGCTCCGATCCTTCCGGCGGGGCCGGGATCCAGGCCGACCTGAAGAGCATCGCGGCCCACGGCGGCTACGGCATGGCGGCCATCACGGCCCTGACGGCGCAGAACACGCGCGGCGTGCGGGCCGTGCATGTACCTCCGGCCGGGTTCCTCACCGCGCAGCTGGACGCCATCAGCGATGACATCGGCATCGACGCGGTCAAAATCGGCATGCTGGGCGACGCCGCGGTGATCGATGCCGTGGGCACCTGGCTGGAGAAGGTGCGCCCCGCCGTCGTGGTCCTGGATCCGGTGATGGTTGCCACCAGCGGTGACCGCCTCCTGCAGGAATCGGCCGAGGCGGCCCTGCAGTCACTCCTGCCGCTGGCGGACCTCATCACGCCGAACCTTGCCGAACTCGCCATCCTGCTCAAGGAACCGGTCGCGGGGGACTGGGCCGAGGCCCTGGCCCAGGGCAAACGCCTGGCTGCGCTGACCGGCACCACGGTGCTGGTGAAGGGCGGGCACCTCGCCGGCAGCACCAAGGACGACGGCGACCACAACGACGGCGCCGCACCGGCCGGGGAGGGCTGCCCGGACGCGCTGGTCAACACCGGGGGCCTGCTGGGCCAGGAGACCGTGGTGGTGCCGGGGGAGCGGATCGCCACGACCAACAGCCACGGCACCGGATGCTCCCTGTCCTCGGCCATGGCGACGGTGCAAGCCAGGACGGGGGACTGGGAGCAGTCGCTGCGGGAGGTCAAGCCGTGGCTGCTCGGCGCGCTCCGCGAAGCCACGGTCCTGGACGTCGGCACAGGGAACGGTCCGGTCCATCACTTCCACCACGTGCAGGGCCGCGCAGCAAGCATGGGACCGGCTGAGGGCGAGTTCGCCGCGGCCCTGCGTGCCGGGGCCTCAGCCGACCTCGACGCCATCTACGCCCTGGACTTCATCCGCGGACTCGCCGAGGGCACGCTGCCCGAGCACGAGTTCGCCTACTACCTGGCCCAGGACGCCATCTACCTCAATGGCTACGCCCGGGTCCTGGCCCGAGCCGCCGCGATCGCTCCGACCGAGGCCGAGCAGCTGTTCTGGGCCCGCTCTGCGCAGACGTGCCTCGAAGTGGAGTCCGAGCTGCACCGTTCCTGGCTCAGCACCCGCCCCGCACAGGCCGCACTGGGACCGGTCACGAAGTCCTACGTGGACCACTTGCTGGCCGCGTCTGTGTCCGGCAGCTACGGGGTGCTCGTGGCGGCGGCCCTGCCGTGCTTCTGGCTCTACGCCGAGGTCGGCGCCACCCTGCACGCGGAGTTCCTGGCCGGGGGCGCCCCGGAGGCGCACCCCTACGCCGACTGGCTGCGGACCTACGCCGACGAGGACTTCGCCGCCGCGACCCGGCAGGCCATCGCGTTCACTGACGCGGCGGCCCGGCGGGCCTCCGCCGGCGAACGGGAGGCCATGGCCTTGGCGTTCCGGCAGTCCTCGCGCTATGAAGTGCAGTTCTTCGACGCGCCGAGGCTCCACGCCTGA